The proteins below are encoded in one region of Segatella copri:
- a CDS encoding ROK family protein — protein sequence MTDNTLKPYVIGLDLGGTNSVFGIVDARGEIKATTAIKTGGYKKVEDYVKAAVEALQPIIDTVGGIDKIKAMGIGAPNANYYNGTIEFAPNLPWAHDGVVPLANLFSKALGGLPVGMTNDANAAALGEMTYGVARGMKNFIDITLGTGVGSGIVINGQMVYGCDGFAGELGHVTMVRGKEGRICGCGRTGCLEAYCSATGVARTAREFLEKSDEPSLLREMNPEDITSYDVSVAAGKGDKLALRVYEFTGKMLGEACADFAAFSSPEAFVFFGGLTKAGDLIMKPIQKAYDEHVFRTFKGKAKFLVSTLNGSSAAVLGASAVAWDM from the coding sequence ATGACAGATAATACACTTAAACCGTACGTAATAGGCCTTGACCTCGGCGGTACAAATTCAGTTTTCGGCATCGTAGATGCTCGCGGAGAGATCAAAGCAACAACTGCCATCAAGACAGGCGGTTACAAAAAGGTTGAAGACTATGTGAAGGCAGCCGTAGAAGCTCTCCAGCCTATCATTGATACGGTAGGCGGCATTGACAAGATTAAGGCAATGGGTATCGGTGCGCCAAACGCAAACTATTATAATGGAACCATTGAATTCGCTCCAAATCTTCCTTGGGCACACGACGGAGTGGTACCATTGGCCAACTTGTTCAGCAAAGCCCTCGGCGGCTTGCCTGTAGGTATGACCAATGATGCCAACGCTGCTGCGCTCGGCGAGATGACATACGGTGTAGCAAGAGGTATGAAAAACTTCATCGACATTACACTCGGTACAGGCGTAGGTTCTGGTATCGTTATCAACGGACAGATGGTTTACGGCTGCGACGGATTCGCAGGCGAATTGGGTCACGTTACCATGGTACGTGGCAAAGAGGGTCGTATCTGCGGATGCGGCCGTACAGGATGTCTCGAAGCTTACTGCTCTGCCACTGGTGTGGCTCGCACAGCACGCGAGTTTCTCGAGAAGAGCGATGAGCCTTCATTGCTCCGCGAGATGAACCCTGAGGATATTACATCTTATGATGTGAGCGTTGCTGCAGGCAAGGGCGACAAGCTGGCACTGCGTGTATACGAGTTTACCGGCAAGATGCTCGGTGAGGCTTGTGCTGATTTCGCAGCCTTCTCTTCACCAGAGGCTTTCGTCTTCTTCGGTGGTCTGACCAAGGCTGGCGACCTCATCATGAAACCTATCCAGAAGGCTTATGATGAGCACGTGTTCCGCACCTTCAAGGGTAAGGCTAAATTCCTTGTTTCTACCCTTAATGGCAGTTCTGCTGCCGTACTCGGTGCGAGTGCAGTGGCTTGGGATATGTAA
- a CDS encoding anthranilate synthase component II has product MKVVIIDNYDSFTYNLAHLVKELGADVTVFRNDQFQLPELERFDKIILSPGPGIPSEAGLLMDVIRKYAGRKPMLGVCLGHQAIGEAFGAKLTNLSEVYHGVATPCTQFGNDVIFDGLDKRIEIGRYHSWVVDRSGFPDCLDVTAVSDDGCIMGLKHKNYDIHGIQFHPESVLTPDGKKMVRNWLEKA; this is encoded by the coding sequence ATGAAAGTAGTAATCATAGATAATTACGATTCCTTTACCTATAATCTGGCCCATCTGGTAAAGGAGTTGGGAGCTGACGTTACGGTGTTCCGCAACGACCAGTTCCAGTTGCCGGAGCTGGAACGCTTCGACAAGATCATTCTGAGTCCGGGGCCGGGCATTCCGTCGGAGGCGGGACTGCTGATGGATGTTATCCGCAAGTATGCAGGCCGCAAGCCGATGCTGGGCGTATGCCTGGGGCATCAGGCTATAGGCGAGGCGTTTGGAGCCAAGCTTACCAATCTTTCTGAGGTGTATCATGGAGTGGCAACCCCTTGCACCCAGTTCGGCAACGATGTTATTTTCGACGGGTTGGACAAGCGCATAGAGATTGGTAGATACCACTCTTGGGTGGTAGACCGCTCGGGATTCCCTGACTGCCTGGACGTTACGGCAGTAAGCGATGATGGTTGCATCATGGGTCTGAAGCATAAGAACTATGATATTCATGGTATCCAGTTTCATCCGGAAAGCGTGCTGACGCCAGACGGCAAGAAGATGGTGAGAAACTGGTTGGAAAAAGCTTAA